CGACCAGCTCGCCGCCATCGCTGACGTGAAGTCCGACATGGAGTCAGACAAGCCGATGGACCGGCTCATCTGCGGCGACGTCGGCTACGGCAAGACTGAGGTCGCCATCCGCGCGGCGTTCAAGGCGGTCCAGGACGGCCGCCAGGTCCTCGTGCTGTGCCCGACCACCATCCTCGCACAGCAGCACTTCACGACCTTCTCCGAGCGGTTCGCCCCGTTCCCCGTGCGCGTCGACGTGCTCTCGCGTTTCCGCAGCTCGGCGCAGCAGTCCGCCACGCTCGCCGACTTCGCGGCTGGTGAGGTCGACGTGCTCATCGGCACGCACCGCCTGCTCTCGCACGACGTCGCGCCCAAGCAGCTCGGCCTCGTGGTCGTCGACGAGGAGCAGCGCTTCGGGGTGCAGCACAAGGAGCACCTGAAGCACCTGCGCGAGCAGGTCGACGTGCTCACGCTGTCGGCCACGCCGATCCCTCGCACGCTGCAGATGGCGCTGTCGGGTGTGCGCGACATGTCGGTCATCGACACGCCGCCGCCCAACCGCTTCCCGATCAAGGTGCACGTCGGCGAGTACGACGCCGACGTGGTGTCCGGCGCCATCCGCGCAGAGCTCGAGCGTGGCGGCCAGGTCTACTTCGTCTCGAACCGCGTGCGCTCCATCGACGAGGCCGCACGCCGGGTCACCGACGCGGCGCCCGAGGCACGCGTGCTCGTGGCGCACGGGCAGATGTCGGAGCGCCAGCTCGAGGCGGTGATGGAGAGCTACGCAGCCGGCGAGGCCGACGTGCTCGTGGCCACCACCATCATCGAGTCGGGCATCGACAACCCGCACTCGAACACGCTGATCATCGAGGACTCGCAGCGCCTCGGCTTGGCCCAGCTCTACCAGCTCAAGGGCCGCGTCGGCCGCTCGCACGTGCGCGCGTACGCGTACTTCCTGTTCCCGCGCGCCGCGGGCCTGACCGACCAGGCCGCGGAGCGTCTCATGGCCATCCGCGACCACGACGAGCTCGGAAGCGGCATCAAGATCGCCATGCGCGACCTCGAGATCCGCGGCGCGGGCTCGCTTCTGGGCGCCGAGCAGTCCGGCTCGCTGTCGGCGGTCGGCTTCGACCTGTACGCGCAGATGATCCGCGAGGCGGTGGCCGAGGCGCGCGGCGAGCCACCGGTGGCGCACCCCGAGGTGCGCGTCGACATCGCCGTGAAGGCGTACCTGCCCGACGAGTACGTCCCGGACGCGGGCGAGCGCGTGCGCCTTTACCGCGCGATCGCGGGAGCGCTCACGCCGGAGGCTGCGGAGCGCGTCCGCGGAGAACTCGTGGAGAAGCACGGAGCGCCGCCGCCCCAGGCGGCCGACCTGCTACAAGTGGCTCGCGTGCGCGCGAAGGCCGCCGAGGCCGGCGCGACGAGCGTGGCGGTGGCCCGACGCAGGCTCACCGTGATGCCCGTCGAGCCCGCCGACGAGGTCCGCGCGGCGTTCGCGAAGGGCGGCGCGGTGTACCTCGTCGGGCCGCGCAAGCTGGTCGTCCCGCTCGAGCGTGACGAGGAGCCGCTGGGAGCGGCCGAGCGGGTGCTCGATGCTATACTGGCCGGAGCCCTGACGGGGGTCTGAGGATGCAGGGTCTGTCTCTCATCGGAGGAAGCATGAAGCGTCTCACCTCGATCGTCGCCGTCCTGCTCGCCGCAGTCCTGCTCGCCGGTTCCGCCGGCTGCGCGTGCACGAACGCCGGGCTCATCGCCAAGGTCAACGGCAAGGGCATCAAGCAGGACGACTTCGACAAGGAGATCGCACGCTACAAGGAGCAGTACCCGACGATGTTCGGCAACGCCGACGCCGAGTTCCGCTTCCGCCGCTCCCTCTTGAACCAGATGATCGACGCCGAGCTCCTGAGCCAGGCGGCCGACAAGGAAGGCGTCAAGGTCACCGACGAAGAGGTCGCCAAGCAGATCGAGAACCTGAAGAAGGGCTTCAAGGACCAGGCCGCCTTCGAGGCCGCGCTGTCCAAGTCCGGCTACGACATCGAGCAGTTCACCGAGTTCACGCGCGACCAGATGACCTCGCAGGCGCTCATCAAGAAGGTCGCCGCTGACGTCACGATCTCTGACGAGGAGATCAAGGTCCACTACGACAAGAACAAGTCGCGCTACGTGCGCCAGCCCTACGAGATGATCCACGTCGCGCACGTGCTCCTGAACGACCAGAAGACCGCCGACGAGGTCTACGGCAAGGCTGCCGGCGGCTCCGACTTCGCCGGGCTGGCCAAGCAGTACTCGAAGGACGCCGCGACCGCGTCGAAGGGCGGCGATCTCGGTTGGGCGACGATGCCGTACGCGGCCGAGTTCCAGGCCGCAGCCGACAAGCTCGGCGTGGGCGCCATCTCGAAGCCGGTCAAGACGTCGTTCGGCTGGCACGTCATCAAGATGATCGAGAAGAAGAGCGACAAGCAGAAGACGCTCGAGGAGGTCAAGGAGCAGATCCGCCAGATCCTGTTCCAGCAGTCGCAGGCGCAGTCGTACCAGAACTACCTGCAGAAGCTGCGCGCCGAGGCCGAGATCGAGATCTTCGACGAGGATCTGAAGGCCGCTGTCGAGGGTCCGGTGCCGACGACCGGCACCACCACGCGGCCGACGACCGCGACGGGCGCGCCGCAGCGGACCAAGCCGAAGGCCCCGGCGAGCACCGCCACGACGACCAAGTAGCGAAGGCCCGCGAGCCGCGACGGCGCCCCATGGACCCCGCTCCGGCCGGCGGCTTCGAGGAGTTCGTGGCCATCGTCGCGCGCCTGCGTGCGCCGGACGGTTGCCCGTGGGACCGCGCCCAGACGCACGCGACCTTGCGCACGCACATGCTCGAGGAGGCGTACGAGGCCGTCGCCGCCATCGACGAGGGTGACCACGCGCACCTGGCCGACGAGCTCGGCGACGTGCTGCTCCAAGTCGTGCTCCATGCGCAGATCGCGGCCGACGAGGGCGCGTTCACGATCGGCGACGTGACGGCCGGCATCTCGGAGAAGATCCGCCGTCGCCACCCGCACATCTTCGGCGACGCGGTCGCGG
This window of the Actinomycetota bacterium genome carries:
- the mfd gene encoding transcription-repair coupling factor, whose amino-acid sequence is LLDAGSRVVFAAPNREQRARVTDALADAGLAVTDLPEPPASLAPKRVHVTRADVPAGFVVPDARLALVSIEDVAPRGGRARSARGVDPSQITFDFAPGDWVVHAVHGIALFRELTRRETAGTERDYLLLEYAHGDKLYVPVEQLDRVTRFVGPDGSAPRVTRLNTADWTRATAKARKAARKLAFDLVDLYARRAAVTGHVFPSDTPWQMEMEAMFPYEETPDQLAAIADVKSDMESDKPMDRLICGDVGYGKTEVAIRAAFKAVQDGRQVLVLCPTTILAQQHFTTFSERFAPFPVRVDVLSRFRSSAQQSATLADFAAGEVDVLIGTHRLLSHDVAPKQLGLVVVDEEQRFGVQHKEHLKHLREQVDVLTLSATPIPRTLQMALSGVRDMSVIDTPPPNRFPIKVHVGEYDADVVSGAIRAELERGGQVYFVSNRVRSIDEAARRVTDAAPEARVLVAHGQMSERQLEAVMESYAAGEADVLVATTIIESGIDNPHSNTLIIEDSQRLGLAQLYQLKGRVGRSHVRAYAYFLFPRAAGLTDQAAERLMAIRDHDELGSGIKIAMRDLEIRGAGSLLGAEQSGSLSAVGFDLYAQMIREAVAEARGEPPVAHPEVRVDIAVKAYLPDEYVPDAGERVRLYRAIAGALTPEAAERVRGELVEKHGAPPPQAADLLQVARVRAKAAEAGATSVAVARRRLTVMPVEPADEVRAAFAKGGAVYLVGPRKLVVPLERDEEPLGAAERVLDAILAGALTGV